In Candidatus Desulfatibia profunda, the DNA window GGGAGGCTGTTAATATATGAAGAGAGATTACAGACTTTATATCGATGACATCATCGAGGCCATCGATAAGATAGAAGGTTACATCCAAGGATACTCTGTCGATGAGTTTTCCAAGGATAACAAAACCATTGATGCTGTAATCAGAAATTTCGAAATTATCGGTGAGGCCTCAAAACATATTCCTGAAACAATTAGAAAAAAGTATTCAAAAATTCCATGGAAAGAAATGGCAGGTATGCGTGATAAACTTATTCATGAATATTTTGGAATAAAACTTGATGACAAAGTTACCATCCATAATGCATTTCCAGACAGGGGATTTAAGCGAGCTGGTTCTCAGTAAAATTCCGACACCCGAACAAACCATTGCGGTCTGATTCAATTATCCAGTATCCAGTATCAAGCATCCAGTATCAAGTTCCCACATCCCGCCTGCCCGGCGCAGCCCAAAGGGCGAAGCCTGGGTAACCCGCAGCCCATTTGATAAAATAGCTTGATACCAATTGAACAATTCAAAAACCAGGGAATTTGTACTCGCATGCAAACGCAAAGATTTTAGATTGCACATATAATTGTGCATGCTGCCCGAAAAAATGTGCGCAGAAGAATATCTGGAAATAAATATTCTCATGATATCAATATGTTGATATGGCACGCCCTTTGCATTTTAACCACAGTCTTTACTACACTTTTCACCCTTTTGTATCAGGCATCAAACATGAACCGGGATCTTTACAAAAACAGCAAGCCGCGG includes these proteins:
- a CDS encoding DUF86 domain-containing protein; protein product: MKRDYRLYIDDIIEAIDKIEGYIQGYSVDEFSKDNKTIDAVIRNFEIIGEASKHIPETIRKKYSKIPWKEMAGMRDKLIHEYFGIKLDDKVTIHNAFPDRGFKRAGSQ